The Athene noctua chromosome 11, bAthNoc1.hap1.1, whole genome shotgun sequence genome has a segment encoding these proteins:
- the TMLHE gene encoding trimethyllysine dioxygenase, mitochondrial isoform X2 — MRFDFVWLRDHCRSASCYNTKTNQRSLDTASVDLGIKPKAVRVDETTLFLTWPDGHVTRYGLEWLVKNSYEGQKQQVMHPRILWNAEIYRQAQVPSVDCRSFLETDEGLKEFLQNFLLYGIAFVENVTPTKEDTEILAERISLIRETIYGRMWYFTSDFSRGDTAYTKLALDRHTDTTYFQEPCGIQVFHCLKHEGTGGRTLLVDGFYAAEQVLRQAPDQFELLSKVPLKHEYVENVGDCHNHMIGVGPVLNVYPWNNELYLIRYNNYDRAVINTVPYDVVHRWYTAHRTLTAELRRPENELWVKLKPGKALFVDNWRVLHGREAFTGYRQLCGCYLTRDDVLNTARLLGLQA; from the exons ATGCGCTTTGATTTTGTCTGGCTGCGGGACCACTGCCGCTCAGCTTCCTGCTACAACACCAAGACGAACCAGCGCAGCTTGGACACGGCTAGTGTGGACCTGGGAATCAAACCCAAGGCTGTCCGGGTAGATGAGACCACACTCTTCCTCACAT GGCCGGATGGTCATGTGACACGGTATGGGCTCGAGTGGCTGGTGAAGAACAGCTACGAGGGGCAGAAGCAGCAGGTCATGCACCCGCGGATTCTCTGGAATGCAGAAATCTACCGCCAAGCCCAGGTCCCATCCGTTGACTGCCGGAGTTTCCTGGAGACAGACGAGGGGCTGAAGGAGTTCCTGCAAAACTTCTTGTTATATGGGATTGCTTTTGTAGAGAATGTCACTCCCACCAAAGAGGACACAGAAATCTTAGCAGAAAGAATCAGCTTAATCAG GGAGACCATTTATGGTAGAATGTGGTACTTTACCTCCGACTTCTCTCGAGGAGACACCGCTTACACCAAGCTGGCTCTGGATCGTCACACTGACACAACCTACTTCCAGGAGCCCTGTGG CATCCAAGTGTTTCACTGCCTGAAGCATGAGGGCACGGGCGGGCGGACGTTGCTGGTGGATGGTTTCTATGCAGCAGAGCAGGTTCTCCGGCAAGCCCCTGATCAATTCGAGCTGCTCAGCAAGGTGCCATTGAAGCACGAGTATGTTGAAAACGTGGGAGACTGTCACAACCATATGATCGGAGTTGGCCCCGTTCTCAATGTCTATCCCTGGAACAACGAGCTTTATCTGATCAG ATACAATAACTATGATCGTGCTGTCATCAACACCGTGCCTTATGATGTTGTGCATCGCTGGTACACTGCTCACCGCACACTCACCGCAGAGCTCAGGAGACCCGAAAATGAACTGTGGGTCAAACTGAAGCCAGGCAAG GCACTGTTTGTAGATAACTGGCGCGTCCTGCACGGACGGGAAGCATTCACAGGGTACCGCCAGCTCTGCGGCTGTTACCTGACGAGAGATGATGTGCTGAACACCGCACGCTTACTGGGACTCCAAGCTTAG
- the TMLHE gene encoding trimethyllysine dioxygenase, mitochondrial isoform X1 — MWCRRLACLFKVPCRLRGSTRHRSPWLPRDRRSILAAVARRYHTAPESLKCAWQLHGDHLELRYANTLMRFDFVWLRDHCRSASCYNTKTNQRSLDTASVDLGIKPKAVRVDETTLFLTWPDGHVTRYGLEWLVKNSYEGQKQQVMHPRILWNAEIYRQAQVPSVDCRSFLETDEGLKEFLQNFLLYGIAFVENVTPTKEDTEILAERISLIRETIYGRMWYFTSDFSRGDTAYTKLALDRHTDTTYFQEPCGIQVFHCLKHEGTGGRTLLVDGFYAAEQVLRQAPDQFELLSKVPLKHEYVENVGDCHNHMIGVGPVLNVYPWNNELYLIRYNNYDRAVINTVPYDVVHRWYTAHRTLTAELRRPENELWVKLKPGKALFVDNWRVLHGREAFTGYRQLCGCYLTRDDVLNTARLLGLQA, encoded by the exons ATGTGGTGCAGGAGGCTGGCGTGTCTGTTCAAGGTCCCGTGCCGGCTGCGTGGAAGCACTAGACATCGCTCGCCGTGGCTGCCCCGTGACAGAAGGAGCATCCTCGCTGCTGTGGCTCGCCGGTATCACACAGCCCCAGAGTCCCTCAAGTGTGCCTGGCAGTTACACGGTGACCATCTAG AGCTCAGGTATGCGAACACGCTGATGCGCTTTGATTTTGTCTGGCTGCGGGACCACTGCCGCTCAGCTTCCTGCTACAACACCAAGACGAACCAGCGCAGCTTGGACACGGCTAGTGTGGACCTGGGAATCAAACCCAAGGCTGTCCGGGTAGATGAGACCACACTCTTCCTCACAT GGCCGGATGGTCATGTGACACGGTATGGGCTCGAGTGGCTGGTGAAGAACAGCTACGAGGGGCAGAAGCAGCAGGTCATGCACCCGCGGATTCTCTGGAATGCAGAAATCTACCGCCAAGCCCAGGTCCCATCCGTTGACTGCCGGAGTTTCCTGGAGACAGACGAGGGGCTGAAGGAGTTCCTGCAAAACTTCTTGTTATATGGGATTGCTTTTGTAGAGAATGTCACTCCCACCAAAGAGGACACAGAAATCTTAGCAGAAAGAATCAGCTTAATCAG GGAGACCATTTATGGTAGAATGTGGTACTTTACCTCCGACTTCTCTCGAGGAGACACCGCTTACACCAAGCTGGCTCTGGATCGTCACACTGACACAACCTACTTCCAGGAGCCCTGTGG CATCCAAGTGTTTCACTGCCTGAAGCATGAGGGCACGGGCGGGCGGACGTTGCTGGTGGATGGTTTCTATGCAGCAGAGCAGGTTCTCCGGCAAGCCCCTGATCAATTCGAGCTGCTCAGCAAGGTGCCATTGAAGCACGAGTATGTTGAAAACGTGGGAGACTGTCACAACCATATGATCGGAGTTGGCCCCGTTCTCAATGTCTATCCCTGGAACAACGAGCTTTATCTGATCAG ATACAATAACTATGATCGTGCTGTCATCAACACCGTGCCTTATGATGTTGTGCATCGCTGGTACACTGCTCACCGCACACTCACCGCAGAGCTCAGGAGACCCGAAAATGAACTGTGGGTCAAACTGAAGCCAGGCAAG GCACTGTTTGTAGATAACTGGCGCGTCCTGCACGGACGGGAAGCATTCACAGGGTACCGCCAGCTCTGCGGCTGTTACCTGACGAGAGATGATGTGCTGAACACCGCACGCTTACTGGGACTCCAAGCTTAG